The genomic DNA TCGCATGGGTATGAGCAATGCCCTTCGGCTTGCCGGTCGTGCCGGAGGTGTAGAGGATAATAAGCGGATCTTCGGCGGAGGTTGGTTCGAGTGGTCGTGTCTCGAAATTTTCGCCCAAGGTAATTAAGTCATCGAACTCTATGAATTTATCGGACGGAAATGGACACGTAAGTTGGATCGTCCGATTGCAAACAAGGACATGTTTGATGGTGGAGCAAAGCGACACGGCCTCGACAGCAACGTCCAACGCGTTGAAAACTTTGCCCCGCCTCATAAAACCATCACAAGTGATGAGGCCAACCGCTTTCACCGCATTGAGCCGGCTCGCTATCGCTTCGACACCATAACCCGAAAATACCGGAACCGCAATACAGCCGATTCGACCGATGGCGAGAAGAGAAGTGACTGTCTCGAGCATCATCGGCAAGTGGACACCGATCGCATCACCTTTTACAAAGCCGAGGGCTCTCAACCCAGAAGCGATTTCTTCAACTTCCTCCAGAAGTACTTCGTAACTTGTAGAAAGCGGTCGTCCACTTTCGTCGTCGGAAATAACCGCGGGATGGTCTTTCATCTCGTCTGTCTGCCAGCGATCGAGGCACATTTCGGTAATGTTTAGGCCGCCGCCTTGGCACCATTTTGGGAATTCGATTCCGTCTGAAGTGTCGAGCAGCTTTTCGTATGGCGGATCGAATTTTATGTCGAGAAAACGCAAAACCTCGGCGGTGAACATCTCGACATCGTTGATCGAATACGCATAAAGTTCGTCCCACGTCGTCACGCCGACTTGCTTCATGAACTTTGTAAGCTGCGCCCGTTCGATTACGTCGGGCGTCGGTGTCCAGGCGATAGGCTGATCTTCGAGAATATTTTGCATTACTAAGGTTCGAGGCCGATGCCCTTTCGCTGCCAGATCTCGATCGAGGGTTTGTCGGTACGGTCTGTCATGTCGACGGGCACATACGTTTCCAAAATGTAGTTCGAGAGCGGCCCGAGATTGTCGCCTTTTTGGCGTTCGGCGTCGGGTTTGTTATTTTTACTGCTCCATAGAATATAGCGCGGACGCGTAGTTTCGAGGTCATTGACCGCAGCGGAAACTTGCTCTGGCCGCGTGTATTCTGACGGAACGAACTGCGAAAAACGCGATGCGTTTCGCAGATCGAGCATGAAATAAACATAAGGGAAAGGTGTCTCGAATACAAAATCGCCGGGCTTAGTGTGTTCGTTCAGGAATGAGTAGCGTTCCATCGCATCGCTTTGGGCGTAGATCACGGTGCCGCGAGCCGTCGTGAGCTCTTTGTAATCAGCACGACGCTGAACCTTGATTACAAAGAAAACCGATACCGCGATCAAGCACAAACATGCCGCGCGGACGAGTAGTAACTGATACCGTTTGAGTACGCCGGAAAAGTCCACCAGCCAAAACATCAGCACAAGTGACGGTATGGCGATAGGGAAATAGCGAACCTGACTCGGGGCGGTCGTCGAGAGAACGAGAAACAGCCCAAGGATCGCGACCAGCATTGGAACCCGCCAAAATTCCCAGTCGTGCTGTTTTCGGTAATGCAGAAACACGGCGAAGAATGTAATCAATGCGAGCGGGACGCCGAAAGCGTAAAACAGCGCAGGCACAAATTCGAGCGTCATCGCTTCGGAACTGAACGCGTATCTAAGGTGCCGAAGGAAGACGCCGGGGTTGTTCGACGGATCGTAGTGATAATATTTCGAAGGATATTCGAGCGTCGAAGCGAGAAAGTTGCCGAGGCCGACCGTCACGATGAAATATGAGCAAAGGGCGGCGAGTGTTAACCCAAACGACGTGCCAATGATCGCGACATCCTTTACCGTTTTCTTGAACGACGCAGAACGAGAATAATTATCGACGGCGACAAAGACGACCATCGCGGCCGCAGCGACGAGGCCGCGTTGCTGGGTGAAAAATGCAGATGCCGCACACAATGATCCGGCGATCGCAAGGAAGATCGGTGTTCGTGCCTTAAGCAGCAGAAGCAACGCCGCCCAAACAAATATCGGGCTTAGCGACCGGTGCGAACCGTCAAGACCGAACCACCGCAGCCCCAAAAAAGCGAACAGCATCGGCGGCATATAAGCGAGCGGGCCGTCGATCAGGCGCTTTGAAATGCGCAGGGCGAACCAGAATGTGAGCGACCAAGCCGCGATGATAGCAGAATTCAGCAGCCAATACTTGACCCCAAATATCGCGAACAGCACCAAATAGAACACTTGCCCGCCCGGGAAAGAGAACTGGAAAAAGTCGGCATATAAACGCTCGCCGCCCAACATCCTGGCGGCATTGTCGAGAAATATGAGATGGTCGTCCTCGAGATAGAATGGAGCGAACGGTAGTTTGAAAAGCAGCAGATACAGAAACACGGCTACCATTGAAACGGCCGCAACGTCTGTAAGCGTAATTTTATGTTTGGTAGTAATTGTATCTCCAGCCATCGCAAAACTCGCGCGATTTGCAATCTGCCAATTCCGCAGATAAATTCATACACAAACAATAGCCGGAGAATTTCATCTTAAAGCGGGGATTAATATCGAACTTTGCATCTGAGATTTCACCTATATGAGCCAGGTAGATTCGACAATTCAGCTTCCTAATAACCTTTTTGCCGGTAAAACAGCGATCGTGACAGGCGCTTCGCGAGGCGTTGGACGTGCGACGGCCCTACGGCTAGCAGAGGCCGGGGCAAATGTTGTGGTCAATTATTTGAGCAACGACGCCGAGGCTTTTGAGACGGTCGAGATGTGCAAGAAAAAAGGCGTAGGTGCGATCTCGGTCAGGGCAGACGTTTCGGAGTTTTCAGGTGCTCAGGAGATCGCCAAGCAAACGCTCGAGAGCTTTGGACGCATCGATCTCCTCGTTTGCAATGCCGGGGTCTGGGATGGTGCCGCGATCGAGGACATGTCCGAAGAGCTTTGGAACAAGGTCATCAACACCAACCTAAAATCGGCCTGGGCGATGACAAAGGCGTGCGTTCCGGCGATGAAAAAGCAACCATCCGCGGCGATCGTGATGGTCTCATCGACCGCCGGACAACGCGGTGAGGCTGGCTATTCGAATTATGCCGCGTCAAAGGGCGGCCAGATATCGTTTACAAAGGCCCTCGCGAGTGAACTTTGCCCAAAGATCCGCGTCAACGCGGTCGCTCCCGGCTGGATCGAGACCGCGATGGTTCGGCCCGTTTTTGAAGACAAAGTTTACGAACAAAGCGTAATCGATTCGATACCGCTAAAACGCATCGCGACGACCGATGACATCGCTCTTTCGATCTGTTTTTTGCTTTCCGATTGGTCGCGGCACATCACAGGCGAAATTCTAAACATCAACGGCGGTGCTGTTCTTTGCGGCTAGATCGCAAATTGTGACATTTAGCACAGAGAAGGCTGTCGCGGCGTGATATGCAGTTATTACGAGCATTTTTGTGCGAGTAACCATATGAATACCTCAAGCCTTGCCGAATATCAAAATCATTTCAGTGCCGTCCCGTCGAGTTCGAGCTATGTCGAAAATCTGATCGGCAATACGCCGCTTCTCGCCGTCCATTTCCACTACAAAGGCAAACGCCGGACGATCTTTGCCAAGGCCGAACACCTTAATCTGACGGGGAGCATCAAGGACCGAATGGCCCTACACATCATCTGCTCAGCCTACCGCGACGAACAGATCCGCAAAGGCGACATCATCGCCGAGGCGACGAGCGGCAATACGGGTATTTCCTTCGCGGCGATCGGCCATGCATTCGGCAATCCGGTGCATGTTTTTATGCCTGATTGGATGAGCAAAGAGCGGATC from Acidobacteriota bacterium includes the following:
- a CDS encoding 3-oxoacyl-ACP reductase FabG, producing MSQVDSTIQLPNNLFAGKTAIVTGASRGVGRATALRLAEAGANVVVNYLSNDAEAFETVEMCKKKGVGAISVRADVSEFSGAQEIAKQTLESFGRIDLLVCNAGVWDGAAIEDMSEELWNKVINTNLKSAWAMTKACVPAMKKQPSAAIVMVSSTAGQRGEAGYSNYAASKGGQISFTKALASELCPKIRVNAVAPGWIETAMVRPVFEDKVYEQSVIDSIPLKRIATTDDIALSICFLLSDWSRHITGEILNINGGAVLCG